The following coding sequences are from one Rhineura floridana isolate rRhiFlo1 chromosome 2, rRhiFlo1.hap2, whole genome shotgun sequence window:
- the IQCB1 gene encoding IQ calmodulin-binding motif-containing protein 1 isoform X2 — protein MKPLSMNSTILSLASQVTESPEQDVPVLLLKLKDVLNSAPPGSKELQKIKQDLYYYDLVQYCLLVLKQDYTRVLGGWTTAAQIAEILSLCCVGLEVKEEHEEFYNKLLPSAADNLLFLGRRLQARFVRAIKEEERNEFLHCFKTVIDAICWLCGGYIQLTGNVLQKGHFQRLMMTDDVETSTLMMSVLQNILRTNSAVLLQVDEKTLHCILDELIYKLSSSVNPVIGDAAIKLLLLITESDAQLVTTLATRYKGLQHLLSKQWAGKGFDRNLNQCLDLLYSENYKAGKTQRLHEAACLIQAIWRGFQTRKRLKHLPKAVTILQRNFRAKREQELQDLKRQKEEEELRRQLQLQRKRSMRLFHERQLALLEIVHAGQVHKHIHEMEEKSALIIQKYWRAFRTRRNFHQQKKSLQQYKAAVLIQRAVLKFLEKQRKRRAYSLWKQPKPLSDEQRLSLQQKASEMSEEMSRKLHHQAQQKLAQYLLKRSQDHKAEQHREALLAQVHTDVEQLMSAPSLKESSMKDLNVFMSRSVPVVAKAKQCHNFMLKYMQWPWWKKLEEDFLDEDAASEDLSAEVGTLFIGGSKA, from the exons ATGTTTTAAATAGTGCACCACCTGGAAGTAAAGAATTACAGAAAATTAAACAAGACTTGTACTACTATGATCTGGTTCAATACTGCCTATTAGTCCTTAAGCAAGATTATACGAGAGTACTTGGAGGTTGGACTACTGCTGCCCAGATAGCAGAGATATTAAG CCTGTGTTGTGTGGGCCTTGAAGTGAAAGAAGAACATGAGGAGTTTTACAATAAGCTACTTCCGTCTGCTGCAGACAACCTCCTCTTCTTGGGAAGGCGCCTGCAAGCACGATTTGTCCGAGCGATCAAG gaagaagagagaaatGAATTTTTACACTGTTTCAAAACAGTAATTGATGCCATCTGCTGGCTGTGTGGTGGATATATTCAGCTAACAGGAAATG TGCTTCAGAAAGGACATTTCCAGAGACTGATGATGACTGATGATGTTGAAACTTCAACGCTGATGATGTCAGTGTTGCAGAATATTTTAAGGACCAATAG TGCTGTGTTACTTCAGGTTGATGAAAAGACGCTGCACTGCATTTTAGATGAACTTATTTACAAGCTTTCATCTTCTGTCAATCCTGTCATTGGAGATGCAGCTATAAAGCTGCTACTGTTGATCACAGAATCTGATGCCCAGCTTGTGACAACATTGGCTACGCGCTACAAAG GACTACAACATCTTCTAAGCAAGCAATGGGCTGGCAAAGGATTTGACAGGAACCTCAATCAGTGTTTGGACTTGCTGTACTCAGAAAACTACAAGGCTGGCAAAACACAG AGACTACATGAAGCAGCTTGTTTAATCCAGGCGATATGGAGAGGATTTCAAACTCGAAAAAGATTAAAGCATCTTCCAAAAGCTGTAACTATCTTGCAGAGAAATTTCAG aGCCAAAAGAGAACAGGAGTTGCAAGATTTAAAAAGGCAGAAAGAAGAAGAGGAGCTTCGGCGACAATTGCAACTTCAGAGAAAGAGATCCATGAGGCTGTTTCATGAACGACAACTTGCACTACTGGAGATAGTCCATGCAG GTCAGGTACATAAGCATATACATGAAATGGAGGAGAAGTCAGCCCTAATTATCCAAAAATACTGGAGAGCATTTAGGACAAGGAGAAATTTTCATCAACAGAAGAAATCTCTTCAGCAATATAAGGCAGCTGTCCTCATTCAGAGAGCG GTGCTTAAATTCTTGGAAAAGCAAAGGAAAAGAAGGGCCTATTCTCTCTGGAAACAGCCTAAGCCCCTCTCTGATGAACAGAGGCTATCATTGCAACAAAAA GCTTCCGAGATGTCAGAAGAAATGAGCAGGAAACTTCATCATCAAGCTCAGCAAAAGCTGGCCCAGTATTTGTTGAAAAGAAGCCAGGATCACAAAGCAGAGCAGCACAGAGAGGCTTTGCTAGCCCAAGTCCACACAGATGTGGAGCAGCTAATGA GTGCTCCAAGTTTAAAAGAATCCAGCATGAAAGATCTGAATGTCTTTATGAGTAGATCAGTTCCTGTGGTAGCAAAAGCCAAGCAATGCCACAACTTCATGTTGAAGTACATGCAGTGGCCATGGTGGAAGAAGCTTGAAGAAGACTTCTTAGATGAAGATGCTGCCTCAGAAGATCTGAGTGCTGAAGTTGGAACTTTGTTCATTGGGGGGAGCAAAGCATAA
- the IQCB1 gene encoding IQ calmodulin-binding motif-containing protein 1 isoform X1, protein MKPLSMNSTILSLASQVTESPEQDVPVLLLKLKDVLNSAPPGSKELQKIKQDLYYYDLVQYCLLVLKQDYTRVLGGWTTAAQIAEILSLCCVGLEVKEEHEEFYNKLLPSAADNLLFLGRRLQARFVRAIKEEERNEFLHCFKTVIDAICWLCGGYIQLTGNVLQKGHFQRLMMTDDVETSTLMMSVLQNILRTNSAVLLQVDEKTLHCILDELIYKLSSSVNPVIGDAAIKLLLLITESDAQLVTTLATRYKGLQHLLSKQWAGKGFDRNLNQCLDLLYSENYKAGKTQRLHEAACLIQAIWRGFQTRKRLKHLPKAVTILQRNFRAKREQELQDLKRQKEEEELRRQLQLQRKRSMRLFHERQLALLEIVHAGQVHKHIHEMEEKSALIIQKYWRAFRTRRNFHQQKKSLQQYKAAVLIQRAVLKFLEKQRKRRAYSLWKQPKPLSDEQRLSLQQKVNDYIKLHPASEMSEEMSRKLHHQAQQKLAQYLLKRSQDHKAEQHREALLAQVHTDVEQLMSAPSLKESSMKDLNVFMSRSVPVVAKAKQCHNFMLKYMQWPWWKKLEEDFLDEDAASEDLSAEVGTLFIGGSKA, encoded by the exons ATGTTTTAAATAGTGCACCACCTGGAAGTAAAGAATTACAGAAAATTAAACAAGACTTGTACTACTATGATCTGGTTCAATACTGCCTATTAGTCCTTAAGCAAGATTATACGAGAGTACTTGGAGGTTGGACTACTGCTGCCCAGATAGCAGAGATATTAAG CCTGTGTTGTGTGGGCCTTGAAGTGAAAGAAGAACATGAGGAGTTTTACAATAAGCTACTTCCGTCTGCTGCAGACAACCTCCTCTTCTTGGGAAGGCGCCTGCAAGCACGATTTGTCCGAGCGATCAAG gaagaagagagaaatGAATTTTTACACTGTTTCAAAACAGTAATTGATGCCATCTGCTGGCTGTGTGGTGGATATATTCAGCTAACAGGAAATG TGCTTCAGAAAGGACATTTCCAGAGACTGATGATGACTGATGATGTTGAAACTTCAACGCTGATGATGTCAGTGTTGCAGAATATTTTAAGGACCAATAG TGCTGTGTTACTTCAGGTTGATGAAAAGACGCTGCACTGCATTTTAGATGAACTTATTTACAAGCTTTCATCTTCTGTCAATCCTGTCATTGGAGATGCAGCTATAAAGCTGCTACTGTTGATCACAGAATCTGATGCCCAGCTTGTGACAACATTGGCTACGCGCTACAAAG GACTACAACATCTTCTAAGCAAGCAATGGGCTGGCAAAGGATTTGACAGGAACCTCAATCAGTGTTTGGACTTGCTGTACTCAGAAAACTACAAGGCTGGCAAAACACAG AGACTACATGAAGCAGCTTGTTTAATCCAGGCGATATGGAGAGGATTTCAAACTCGAAAAAGATTAAAGCATCTTCCAAAAGCTGTAACTATCTTGCAGAGAAATTTCAG aGCCAAAAGAGAACAGGAGTTGCAAGATTTAAAAAGGCAGAAAGAAGAAGAGGAGCTTCGGCGACAATTGCAACTTCAGAGAAAGAGATCCATGAGGCTGTTTCATGAACGACAACTTGCACTACTGGAGATAGTCCATGCAG GTCAGGTACATAAGCATATACATGAAATGGAGGAGAAGTCAGCCCTAATTATCCAAAAATACTGGAGAGCATTTAGGACAAGGAGAAATTTTCATCAACAGAAGAAATCTCTTCAGCAATATAAGGCAGCTGTCCTCATTCAGAGAGCG GTGCTTAAATTCTTGGAAAAGCAAAGGAAAAGAAGGGCCTATTCTCTCTGGAAACAGCCTAAGCCCCTCTCTGATGAACAGAGGCTATCATTGCAACAAAAAGTGAATGACTATATCAAACTGCATCCG GCTTCCGAGATGTCAGAAGAAATGAGCAGGAAACTTCATCATCAAGCTCAGCAAAAGCTGGCCCAGTATTTGTTGAAAAGAAGCCAGGATCACAAAGCAGAGCAGCACAGAGAGGCTTTGCTAGCCCAAGTCCACACAGATGTGGAGCAGCTAATGA GTGCTCCAAGTTTAAAAGAATCCAGCATGAAAGATCTGAATGTCTTTATGAGTAGATCAGTTCCTGTGGTAGCAAAAGCCAAGCAATGCCACAACTTCATGTTGAAGTACATGCAGTGGCCATGGTGGAAGAAGCTTGAAGAAGACTTCTTAGATGAAGATGCTGCCTCAGAAGATCTGAGTGCTGAAGTTGGAACTTTGTTCATTGGGGGGAGCAAAGCATAA